aatctcaaatagacaggcaggctcgtctcccctctctatacgtattcgataacttccccagctacgaggaacctcagagagtcacgattgcatcacatccatacgaggaaggaaatttaccctcacggctccgtgatgaagtcaagaatgaaagaaccgacaacgctccttcacccccacaacaggacggcggggagggagaggttcactccaggacaacaattgtcggctcgaactgtacagaagtttgcggtcaaactcagtcaagccgttcttgttccgagatctgcctcactgaggtgtaccctaaagaagcacaacaagacattaccaagcgtaaagtaaccgacgagacgctaggtcagtcagttttcgttcaaaccgaggacggaaacaaacttgcacaatcagctcaagataccatttctttaaaaatcaaagacaccaaggtcttcagagatgaagcaaataatggggttgccccattgccaatcagagaaccacgccagcgctcaccagataacaaagagcaggcagtcaaacggttcacgtccttacggaaaacctggaaaaggaaacctgagatacagcaacgcacccgattggcccacgaggtactgtgcaccctaatggcagaggtcacagccattataaacgcacaatcattcctacctgtgtcttctgacccagaaaacccctttatactttcgccatcaacgctccttacgcagaaggcaggagcacctcctccaccaggagacttctcagacaaggatttgtacacaaagcaatggagacaagtccaggctctggcaaatcagttctggtcccgctggagacagaaatatctaccctcgttgcaacagagacgaaagtggacagaaccccgcaggaatcttcaagttggagacttagtcctgctcagggacaagcaagtcgctcgcaacagctggccaacggccagaatcactgctacattccctatcggggatggacatgtcaggaagatcgaattgaagactaccgaccaaggcgatgtgaaaatttaccaagggccagttacagaagttattctacttctacccaatgactgattaagagactaagttttgtactctgctcattgtgaccttacgaaggtcaagcggggagtgtgctgtctttacgacagttatttagtttataatattttcgcttagtgattcattcaatagtattttctagttagaattagaagtgtttaaagtatattcattgcatgtaaaatatatcggcatgcgatgacgtcacatccggtttcgccgcgtcttgtgggaaaacaccggtttgaaattagcgcgagggtgggggctttccacgaggctcacctgagcacaagcagttttgcaggcatgagaaatcacagtgagagcaacgctgtaagttaatagataatcgatatattgaactaagatgttaatgctgatcctgttagaggtaacgacggtagataatgtttatgctttcgttagttaaagagtcgcggatagtttgcatggaagtgtatttaaagtagtcaatggagcaggtaaactctccctgtatactgcaccttagtgtaatgtagttatagtcacctttgcaagtatttacacttgaaatgtgatattaaggaaggaacaaatactgtatcaatcttgtattgttttatcaacagttttcaccatatgttaatgtgaagagtgaacagtaaatggttaatcttactgcgatctggtttgcattggctgtggtttatccggacgttaaattcggcgtttcgttacacccgaaggagaacgttacagaaaTGACAGTTgataaaatttattttcttgtgctattgaaagtGTTGCTGGAAactttgtgttgaagtgtatttaaagctgttgatggcgtaggtagattctgacttaAGTTGTACTTTAGTGAGACTTTACtataatatagtttgttgtagttttacttttacaagtatttatgatgcaaatgtgatgccaagaaggaaacagatactgtatacattttgtattattttatcaacagttttcaccatacgttaatgtggaagagtgaacagtaaacggttaatcttactgcgatcctgtcctCATTGACTTCAGTTAAACTTGGTGTTTAGTCAGAGTTCAACACACTGCACGAGAACACTAGAGTAACATTGCAGTTGGGTAATCTGTAGCCACATCTTATCGAGGGGGATAAACACATGAAATGGTGTAAAATGTAACAAGTTCCcagaaaaaggtggggggggggtgcgtgtgTGGGGGAGGGATAGATTACACCATACAAACCTTTTGCTTTGTACATTTCGCATTGAtagagttttttaaaaataaaaatgaggtGAATCGGGGTCTAGTTCAGGTTGCTTTTGAGAAATCTCACCAGCGGGTTAAGTGACTGGCCAGAAGCAAGAGTTCTGGACCACATTGACACATGTTCAAATACCAGCACAGCAAGTTGGGAAATTTAAGGTAATTAATTAATTGGAATAGAATCCATGGAGTGACTGGAGCTCACTGAGGAAATCTGCCCTCCTACGTGCGGCACACACGTAGCTCCAGACTCATCAATACACTTGACTCATATCTCCTCACTTCAGAGGTGGGCAAGAGGGAGATTTAGAAATGTTCACATGTGGAGAACAAGtgaattaaattttaaaatggaAGGATACATTTGACCtcggggtggagaggaaggagggtCGGAGACTGGAAGTCTGGCTGTTGGGCCAGGCTGAGCTGGGTTCAAGAGGAGCGGATTGAAGAAGGACCAGGGGATGGCTGGATGGGGAAACTGGGTGTGAAGGGGCaggtgagggagtgttgtgtaCTAGCTGTGGACTGCCAGCTGAAAGGGCTGCTGCAGTCTTGGCCAAAGGGTTTGGTTACTCACGTGTCAATAGGAGAGCTGCAGTCCACAGTGAGAGACACGAAGTTGGCTGACACAGCCAGTACCAAGGTGTGCCACTGGTGGTCAGCCAGGTAGATGTCCTGGAACGTCACACGCTCCCTGTGGCTGTTGGGCAGGCCTCCCTGGGCAAACTCCAGGTGAAGCTTGTCAGGCGAGATCCTCAGCCCCAGCAACATGTTGTTTAAGTCCTCTTCAATCAACGTCAAAATGTATTCGTTCTTCTAGAGAGCAAATAAAATTCACATCATGAGCAGGTTTTCTGATACATCCATAGGACACACACATCTCAGCACCattgtgtctgtgtcttgcttccATGCACTGATCCCAGCTCCAGTCTGACATTTGCATTGTGCAGCTTCATTGCAAGCACTAAAATAAAACTATAAGgctcaggagcagaattaggccattccgtccatcaagtctgcaccactATTCTATCAAGATTGGCTTATTATCCTGTTCAAAACggttttcctgtcttctcccctgtaacctgtgatactctcactaataaagaacctatcaacctccactttaaatttttCCAAAtaattggcctccacaaccatctgggGCAAtgaaattcaacagattcaccaccttctggctaaagaaattccttctcatcttcgTTTCAAAAGGATGTCCTgaaattctgagtctgtgccctctggtccttgactcaccCTCCAgacaatatcctctccacattccgtctataaaggcctttcaatatctgctACATTTCACTGAGattccctcatttttctgaactccaatgcgtacagtcccagagccatccaGCGCTCCTCTTTTCGTTCCCAAGATCATTCTTgcaagcctcctctggaccctctccaaccacagtgcatcttttctaagataaggcgacaaaactgctcacaatgctcccagtGCAGTCtggccagtgctttataaagcctcagcaatacatccttgcttttatattttagtcctcttgaaatgagtgctaacattgcatttgccttcttcaccaccgactcaatctgcaagttaaacttcagggaatcctgaacgaggactcccaaatccctttgcacctctgatttctgaatttctctcccatttagaaaacactttgagactttattccttttaccaaagcgcatgaccatacacttaacTCAACTGTATTCAATCTGAAccctctttgcctattctcctaatccaagtccttctgcagatttcccatttcctcaacactacctgcccctccaaccaTCTTTATATTGTTCACCAGcttggcacaaagccatcaattctgtcatccacttcattgacatataacgtgaaaagaagtggtcccaacaccagacACCGCtagcactgttccctctaagctgtgtagGAGTTGAAATGCCCCCACGCTCATTGCCTTTGGTGCCATGCAGTTGGAATTTTCTTTCGTATGATGTTGTATTAAAATGccacacagttttcaggccatgtaaaaatttagTGCTCAGAGCAATAGTTGGTCCATGCAGCAAACAACCAGAAAAAAAAAAGGCtcttttattccctctctttgtctcccgccagtcagccaatcttctatccacactagcatctttcctgtttctggtcaagatggtgccagcgaACAGGATTCCTCCGGCGTCaccttcctttctttttcaatctttttattaatatcaacatgataagattaatacatagttattgggattacaaaattacaaaattaaaatgaacataaaaggatacacaagcaataagtacaatatagttaagtcttcccaaatcatgaatgatacaactaTCATATAGacgaaacaaaaacaaattggtatataatgttgaaaaaaaacagaaaagagaaaaagagagaaaaaaaattaataccctaagaaaaactaatttaacaaactaaccactaactaataaagaaaaaaaggaaaaagggaaagagaaaaaaagggctgtttatagtatctataaaaagacaaagtatcatcagtgtccccaactctgatcctctctacatatacatatatatatatatatatatatatatatatatacacacacacacatacacacacacacacatacatacacacatatatacattatattataaatattatataattttatatatatataaaatcaaaatcggaaaaacaaataggattggaacagggtcaaattacatcatgtgaaaatattgaattaatggcctccaagtcttttcaaatttaataggagCACTTCTATtatgacacttctaattttttccaaatttagacataacatagtttgagaaaaccaatgaaatacggtaggggGTTTAATTtctttcaacaaaatagatcttctagccattaatgtaatgaatgcaatcatctgacaagcagaagaagataaatgaattgactccatctttggtaaaccaaagattgcagtaataggatgaggttgtaaatcaatgttcaataccgtggaaataatatcgaaactgtctttccaatattttttcaaaagcggacatgaccaaaacatatgagttaaagaagctatatcagaatgacatctgtcacatataggatttatatgggaataaaaacgaTCCAATTTATACTTGGACacatgagccctgtgcacaactttaaagtGTATCAATGAATGTTCAATATTTGAATTGTTGGTTAAGGGATTTGGATTTATCTCCTACccctcattgggtaaatctggaaactaaatctgtacaaggattttcattgggttctattttagggacttttcttccctttgctctttctaaattgcataaacgAATTGAGAATCCAATAGTTAAACACACtatgtatatggtttcaatttcggaaattttttgggttgaatcaatttgttttagcAATTCCTAATGTATCCAATTTATTTTTTCATCCCTCTGttatggaccaagcttattcagcttggaagactaaaggtatactatgattttctgatttatttttggacaattgttttatgtcttttgaacaattatctaaaaaataTAATTTGCCAAGATctcattttcttttttaaaaagatatttacagattaggaatttttttaaacactgtacttcctagCTTTCCAAATCTTGTtccttcaggtattttggagaaactGTTAAAACTAAATCCTTTTCaaaaaggtgtaatatcaaatgtttacaatataattatgaaaatacattcagaggccttttataagattaaaaatgattggaaaAGAGAACTTAACTTTACTATCACTATTGAGAATTCAGCATCATCTTCCAATAGCAAATCTTTTAAAtaatttctgtgtttttttttctataccttctgcttgttctttttgtcttgtttgtgttaCAAAAACTGCAGGGGCCTGTGACGTGCAGATGGAAATCAATTGAATGATCTAGTGTCCCCGGTGTGTCTGGAGAGCTGCCTTGTGGAAATCAGAGACGTGGACCCGGAAAGGAACGGGAACACAAGCTGAGTCTTGGAAAAGACCAGAGACAAGAAGCAGGGTCATGAATGACTCCATTTCAAAATGGGATCAGCGACCGCTCCCACTGGATGCCACCCAGTCAGTGATCTCTCCCTACAGAGGCCACCGAGGTGAATGCGGAGGGTGTCAGCAATCGCTCCCAACGGAGCTGGACAGTCAGTGATCAACTCCAACGGAGGCCACCGAGGTGAATGCGGAGGGTGTCAGCAATCGCTCCCAACGGAGCTGGACAGTCAGTGATCAACTCCAACGGAGGCCACCGAGGTGAATGCGGAGGGGTCAGCAGTTGCTCACAATAGAGGCCACCGGGCATTCAGATCAGGCATTAGTTCTGAGTCATGGAAGGACCGTTCGatgttctgagatttatgtgattgaGTTGTACTTTTTAGTGGTCTCGTTCAGTTTTTCGGCATTTTCTTTCTTGTGAACATTTGGTGGTTGGGTGACCTGCTCACCTGTTGAGTTTAggggtgaactcattgaaacctacctaatATTGAGTTGATATGGAGGAGGATGTGTCCAATAGTGGGAgggcctaggaccagagggcacagattcagaatagaACGGTGTTCCTTTAGCACAGAGATAAGAAatttcttagccagagggtggtcaaTTCAACGAGTGGAAAGTCGCAAGGCTGTGGGACCAGATGGCAACCCAGGGCGAATACTCAGGATGTGCATGGTACAACTGGCTGgggtgtttacagacatttttaatcactccctctcccagtgtagagtgccctcctactTCAAAACATGCACCATTgcccctgtaccaaaaaagaccaaggtaacatgtctgaataactggcgtcctgtcgcactcacctcaatgataagcaaatgctttgagaggctggtcagggattacatctgcagcttgctaccatccaaactggatcccctacaattcacctactgacacaaccgattgacagacaacacaacagccacagctctacataccgtccttacacatctggagaagaaggatgcttatgtgagaatgctgttcttcgactgcagttcagcattcaacaccataattccagcCAGGCTCAACAGGaggtcagagaccttggccttgaccttgccttgtgcagctggatcctggacttcctgtcagattgccagcaggttgtGACAATGGGGTCCCTCACCTCTACCCCTCtcactctcaacacaggagcccctcaggactgtgcactgacccctcctttactccctgtatatccATGATTGTGTTgc
The sequence above is a segment of the Hypanus sabinus isolate sHypSab1 chromosome 4, sHypSab1.hap1, whole genome shotgun sequence genome. Coding sequences within it:
- the LOC132392276 gene encoding caldesmon-like, whose amino-acid sequence is MSAQSSIKSTPPSDRGSKPTSSKPTRALSGVPSAAMSARSGIKSMAPSDKGSRTTSSKSAQARAKAEAAKVRLHYAKQEAVLKMKLATREAEKAAREAERAARKAEAAKVLLRYARQEAVLKMKLATKEAEIQKERAAREAERAARQREEAAREAEIQKERAARQREEAAREAEIQKERAARQREEAAREAETQLEMAKISTELQVLQREREGEAAMAEAEYIEEAEGSRDLTAVRSTLERTRLERTSDYVQSQIDRQARLPSLYVFDNFPSYEEPQRVTIASHPYEEGNLPSRLRDEVKNERTDNAPSPPQQDGGEGEVHSRTTIVGSNCTEVCGQTQSSRSCSEICLTEVYPKEAQQDITKRKVTDETLGQSVFVQTEDGNKLAQSAQDTISLKIKDTKVFRDEANNGVAPLPIREPRQRSPDNKEQAVKRFTSLRKTWKRKPEIQQRTRLAHEVLCTLMAEVTAIINAQSFLPVSSDPENPFILSPSTLLTQKAGAPPPPGDFSDKDLYTKQWRQVQALANQFWSRWRQKYLPSLQQRRKWTEPRRNLQVGDLVLLRDKQVARNSWPTARITATFPIGDGHVRKIELKTTDQGDVKIYQGPVTEVILLLPND